The Pyrus communis chromosome 2, drPyrComm1.1, whole genome shotgun sequence genome includes a window with the following:
- the LOC137723345 gene encoding uncharacterized protein isoform X1, giving the protein MQIIIKIVKRSKQHMHEDFIRTGLAGVPGADSDIFSALKDVGANVIMISQVQVIPNCSILAAVGQKLPVLQELVQLFSMHWQRQTLMCVQLLMVVLSTKFL; this is encoded by the exons ATGCAGATTATTATCAAAATTGTAAAAAGAAGCAAACAACATATGCATGAAGATTTTATAAG AACTGGACTGGCTGGTGTTCCTGGTGCAGACAGTGATATATTCAGTGCATTAAAGGATGTTGGGGCTAATGTTATTATGATATCTCAG GTTCAAGTCATTCCAAACTGTAGTATTTTGGCAGCAGTTGGCCAAAAATTGCCTGTACTCCAAGAGTTAGTGCAACTCTTTTCAATGCACTGGCAAAG GCAAACATTAATGTGTGTGCAATTGCTCATGGTTGTACTGAGTACAAAATTCCTGTAG
- the LOC137723345 gene encoding bifunctional aspartokinase/homoserine dehydrogenase 2, chloroplastic-like isoform X2 has product MHEDFIRTGLAGVPGADSDIFSALKDVGANVIMISQVQVIPNCSILAAVGQKLPVLQELVQLFSMHWQRQTLMCVQLLMVVLSTKFL; this is encoded by the exons ATGCATGAAGATTTTATAAG AACTGGACTGGCTGGTGTTCCTGGTGCAGACAGTGATATATTCAGTGCATTAAAGGATGTTGGGGCTAATGTTATTATGATATCTCAG GTTCAAGTCATTCCAAACTGTAGTATTTTGGCAGCAGTTGGCCAAAAATTGCCTGTACTCCAAGAGTTAGTGCAACTCTTTTCAATGCACTGGCAAAG GCAAACATTAATGTGTGTGCAATTGCTCATGGTTGTACTGAGTACAAAATTCCTGTAG